A part of Streptomyces sp. NBC_01451 genomic DNA contains:
- a CDS encoding exo-rhamnogalacturonan lyase family protein — MSPIPRRSLLKAAAVAGAAAQFSWALGSTAQAAPATAESGADPVTLDWLEDGGLGAAPGSTVGVPWPKGTYDASQTFALTDATGASVPVQSWPLAYWPDGSLKWTAHAVSSGSGKLTLAAGAPAAPTAKITVDSGGGTIDISTGVITARIGKSGSTLVKSVRRGSTEIAKNGRLVLIRQPEIEDEDEGATKFERFDSAISKVEVEQDGPVRAVVRIDGKHRKGARSWLPFSVRLYFYAGADSFRMVHTITYDGTQEPGKASGDFIRGIGVRFTVPMRDASYDRHIRIGGDGTGLLREAVKGITGQRRDPGATVQAAQFAGEKLADPSTWDQRVTTRLQYIPEWGDYTLSQLSADGFTLRKRTKKGHGWIGAGGGKRASGFGYVGGASGGFSFGLRDFWEKHPAQLDIRDAQTDEAEVTLWLWSPEAQPMDLRFYHDGMGQDTYAEQLEGLNITYEDYEPGFGTPYGIARTSELLFWANESTPTAEKLAEQVEAVRVLPQLAAPPRQLIKAQVFGPGLYSEPDRSTPAKARIEDHLDFLFTYYKDQVEQRRWYGFWDYGDIMHTYDTFRHQWRYDVGGYAWDNSELSPDLWLWFAYLRSGRADIFRFAEAMTRHTGEVDVYHLGQWAGLGTRHGVQHYADSAKQQRIANTTYRRYYYFLTGDERVGDLMHANVDSDETFLVLDPIRKIRTEPYTPDRHALSIGFGTDWSGLVSAWLTEWERKGPKWEKARARVLSTMETIAAQPNGFVQGSGLYDLDTGRFAVAAAPVVGVSHLSAVFGLNELCAELIDLVDMPKFNQAYFDYCRYFNATKAEQAARYGSNFGTLLLFQGHSRLDAYAAVRTGDEKLAKRAWDKFYNSDGYKESAPWKTEPVAGPVALVPGSEATWVSTNDTALYGLAAIENLALLGDKMP; from the coding sequence ATGTCTCCCATCCCCCGCAGGTCCCTCCTCAAGGCCGCCGCTGTCGCCGGAGCCGCCGCGCAGTTCAGCTGGGCGCTCGGTTCGACCGCGCAGGCCGCGCCCGCGACCGCCGAGTCCGGCGCCGATCCCGTGACCCTGGACTGGCTGGAGGACGGCGGCCTCGGCGCCGCACCCGGATCCACGGTCGGCGTGCCCTGGCCGAAGGGCACCTACGACGCGAGCCAGACCTTCGCGCTCACGGACGCCACCGGCGCGTCCGTCCCCGTACAGTCGTGGCCGCTCGCCTACTGGCCCGACGGCTCCCTCAAGTGGACCGCGCACGCCGTGAGTTCGGGCTCCGGCAAGCTGACGCTCGCCGCCGGGGCGCCCGCGGCCCCCACCGCGAAGATCACCGTCGACAGCGGCGGCGGGACCATCGACATATCGACCGGGGTCATCACCGCGCGTATCGGCAAGTCCGGCTCCACGCTGGTCAAGTCGGTCAGACGCGGCTCCACCGAGATCGCCAAGAACGGGCGGCTCGTCCTCATCCGCCAGCCCGAGATCGAGGACGAGGACGAGGGCGCCACCAAGTTCGAACGGTTCGACAGCGCCATCAGCAAGGTCGAGGTCGAACAGGACGGCCCCGTCAGGGCAGTTGTCCGCATCGACGGCAAGCACCGCAAGGGCGCCCGCAGTTGGCTCCCCTTCTCGGTCCGCCTCTACTTCTACGCCGGCGCCGACTCCTTCCGCATGGTCCACACCATCACGTACGACGGCACCCAGGAGCCCGGCAAGGCCAGCGGCGACTTCATCCGCGGCATCGGGGTCCGCTTCACCGTGCCGATGCGGGACGCCTCGTACGACCGGCACATCCGGATCGGCGGCGACGGCACCGGACTGCTGCGCGAGGCCGTCAAGGGCATCACCGGGCAGCGGCGCGACCCCGGAGCGACCGTCCAGGCCGCCCAGTTCGCGGGGGAGAAGCTGGCCGACCCGTCGACCTGGGACCAGCGCGTCACCACCCGCCTCCAGTACATCCCCGAGTGGGGCGACTACACCCTGTCCCAGCTCTCCGCCGACGGCTTCACCCTCCGCAAGCGCACCAAGAAGGGACACGGCTGGATCGGCGCCGGCGGGGGCAAGCGCGCCTCCGGGTTCGGCTACGTCGGCGGGGCGAGCGGCGGATTCTCCTTCGGCCTGCGGGACTTCTGGGAGAAGCACCCCGCCCAGCTCGACATCCGCGACGCCCAGACCGACGAGGCCGAGGTCACCCTCTGGCTCTGGTCGCCCGAGGCCCAGCCGATGGACCTGCGCTTCTACCACGACGGCATGGGCCAGGACACGTACGCCGAACAGCTCGAAGGCCTCAACATCACCTACGAGGACTACGAACCCGGCTTCGGCACCCCCTACGGCATCGCCCGTACCTCCGAACTCCTCTTCTGGGCCAACGAGTCGACCCCGACCGCCGAGAAACTCGCCGAACAGGTCGAAGCCGTACGGGTGCTGCCCCAGCTCGCCGCCCCGCCCAGGCAGCTCATCAAGGCCCAGGTCTTCGGCCCGGGGCTGTACTCCGAGCCCGACCGGTCCACCCCCGCCAAGGCCAGGATCGAGGACCACCTCGACTTCCTCTTCACCTACTACAAGGACCAGGTGGAGCAGCGCCGTTGGTACGGCTTCTGGGACTACGGCGACATCATGCACACCTACGACACCTTCCGGCACCAGTGGCGGTACGACGTCGGCGGCTACGCCTGGGACAACTCCGAACTGTCGCCGGACCTCTGGCTCTGGTTCGCGTACCTGCGCTCGGGCCGCGCCGACATCTTCCGGTTCGCCGAGGCGATGACCCGTCACACCGGCGAGGTCGACGTCTACCACCTCGGCCAGTGGGCCGGCCTCGGTACCCGGCACGGCGTGCAGCACTACGCCGACAGCGCCAAGCAGCAGCGCATCGCCAACACCACCTACCGCCGCTACTACTACTTCCTCACCGGTGACGAACGCGTCGGCGACCTCATGCACGCCAACGTCGACAGCGACGAGACCTTCCTCGTCCTCGACCCCATCCGCAAGATCCGCACCGAGCCGTACACGCCCGACAGGCACGCCCTGTCGATCGGCTTCGGCACCGACTGGAGCGGGCTCGTGTCGGCCTGGCTGACCGAGTGGGAGCGCAAGGGCCCCAAGTGGGAGAAGGCCAGGGCGCGCGTCCTGTCCACCATGGAGACCATCGCCGCCCAGCCCAACGGCTTCGTGCAGGGCAGCGGGCTGTACGACCTCGACACCGGGAGGTTCGCCGTCGCGGCGGCGCCCGTCGTCGGTGTCTCGCACCTCTCCGCGGTCTTCGGCCTCAACGAACTCTGCGCCGAACTCATCGACCTCGTCGACATGCCGAAGTTCAACCAGGCCTACTTCGACTACTGCCGCTACTTCAACGCCACCAAGGCCGAGCAGGCGGCCCGCTACGGCTCCAACTTCGGCACCCTGCTGCTGTTCCAGGGCCACTCGCGCCTCGACGCGTACGCCGCTGTCCGGACCGGTGACGAGAAGCTCGCCAAGCGCGCGTGGGACAAGTTCTACAACTCCGACGGCTACAAGGAGTCGGCGCCCTGGAAGACCGAGCCGGTGGCCGGCCCGGTCGCCCTCGTCCCGGGCAGCGAGGCCACCTGGGTGTCCACCAACGACACCGCCCTCTACGGCCTCGCCGCCATCGAGAACCTGGCACTGCTGGGCGACAAGATGCCGTAG
- a CDS encoding SCO7613 C-terminal domain-containing membrane protein, translating to MPYEVTRTTLDGMTQFPPPAEELRLIDAELWQLDVRRTQLLTRRAWLVTVLNQTRPTPVAPPRPESSVPSVQNVLLLLGGVLLTIAAMVFTLVSWGHLGITGRAVVLGAVTLAALATPVVLLKRGLRSTAESVAGLGLALTVLDAYALHAAALTGTDGAGYAAAAAAVLAVAWAGYGLLPATSGLRLPLPAALASAQLPLLLWALAADAAPYGVTSALLLTAVFDTVVALRVTDRSVRVVAAIGAYGMGGWGVLAAGWLSWTATGPSAVARAAALLLLAAATALGAAWHDGIPEGRADENGPGRKDSLGLAVAAGLLVVAALGGAVRPALPEAWTVPVHLAFGIALLATLRAGRLPATVRHGFGWASGTVQALAVLWALPVVVLALLGPVGWAERAWTGAPSDARAAVTLDTPWPQHTETAPVALAAVAAVLLLTVRVGIRRPQALCGASALLWATLFTLPAVLELPYTAALLTQGVMTAGALTATVYVRRGTPSPSEVTPVSPLTPPRLTALVLALAGSLGLAFLSLASQSATLAVLSALTALFTAASWHPRPAPVTAPAALGYAAALACATGAALDWRPSHTALLVLAVPTAAALSAARRGDARAVVPVEVAGAAGGLLAVGLALTDPPLLALVLALCAVIAGGTAIRADRRPVGYAAAALFMLATWVRLAAWDVETPEAYTLPVTVPALLLGALRRRRDPQASSWTAYGPGLAATLVPSLVAAWGDAHWTRPLLLGLAALLVTLLGARHHLQAPLVLGGSVLILDTLHELAPYLVQVTDALPRWVPPALAGLLLLALGATYERRIRDVRRVREVLGEMN from the coding sequence ATGCCGTACGAAGTGACGCGAACCACACTCGACGGTATGACGCAATTTCCGCCCCCGGCCGAGGAGCTGCGGCTCATCGACGCCGAGCTGTGGCAACTGGACGTCCGCCGGACGCAGTTGCTGACGCGCCGCGCCTGGCTGGTCACGGTCCTGAACCAGACGCGGCCGACGCCTGTCGCGCCGCCCCGCCCCGAATCGTCCGTCCCGAGCGTCCAGAACGTGCTGCTCCTGCTCGGCGGTGTGCTGCTCACCATCGCGGCGATGGTGTTCACACTGGTCAGCTGGGGTCATCTGGGAATCACCGGGCGGGCCGTGGTGCTGGGCGCGGTCACGCTGGCCGCGCTCGCCACGCCGGTGGTGCTGCTGAAGCGGGGGCTGCGCTCGACGGCCGAGTCGGTGGCGGGCCTCGGGCTCGCGCTGACGGTGCTGGACGCCTACGCGCTGCACGCGGCCGCACTCACGGGCACCGACGGCGCGGGGTACGCGGCGGCAGCGGCGGCCGTACTGGCGGTGGCGTGGGCCGGGTACGGCCTGCTGCCCGCCACCAGCGGTCTGCGGCTGCCTCTGCCCGCCGCCCTGGCCTCGGCCCAACTCCCGCTGCTGCTCTGGGCGCTGGCCGCCGACGCGGCGCCCTACGGGGTCACGTCCGCACTGCTGCTCACTGCTGTGTTCGACACGGTTGTGGCGCTCCGGGTGACGGACAGGTCCGTACGGGTCGTCGCGGCGATCGGCGCGTACGGCATGGGCGGCTGGGGCGTACTGGCCGCCGGCTGGCTGTCCTGGACTGCCACCGGCCCGAGCGCCGTCGCCCGTGCGGCGGCGCTCCTCCTGCTCGCGGCGGCGACAGCGCTGGGCGCCGCCTGGCACGACGGCATCCCGGAGGGGCGGGCCGACGAGAACGGCCCCGGCCGGAAGGACTCCCTCGGCCTCGCGGTGGCCGCGGGGCTGCTCGTCGTCGCGGCCCTCGGCGGCGCGGTGCGCCCGGCGCTGCCGGAGGCGTGGACCGTTCCGGTCCATCTGGCGTTCGGAATCGCCCTGTTGGCGACGCTGCGGGCCGGGCGGCTGCCTGCGACGGTGCGGCACGGCTTCGGGTGGGCCTCGGGGACCGTACAGGCGCTGGCCGTGCTGTGGGCACTGCCCGTCGTCGTTCTGGCGCTGCTCGGGCCGGTCGGCTGGGCGGAACGCGCCTGGACCGGCGCCCCGTCGGACGCCCGTGCCGCGGTGACGCTCGACACGCCCTGGCCGCAGCACACGGAGACCGCTCCCGTCGCCCTGGCTGCCGTCGCTGCCGTGCTCCTCCTGACCGTCCGGGTCGGCATCCGGCGGCCTCAGGCGCTGTGCGGCGCGTCGGCCCTGCTGTGGGCGACGCTGTTCACGCTTCCGGCGGTACTCGAACTCCCCTATACGGCAGCCCTGTTGACCCAGGGCGTCATGACAGCCGGGGCGCTCACGGCGACGGTGTACGTACGCCGGGGCACGCCCTCCCCCTCAGAGGTGACGCCGGTCAGTCCGCTCACTCCGCCTCGGCTCACCGCCCTCGTCCTCGCCCTGGCCGGCTCCCTCGGCCTCGCCTTCCTCTCCCTCGCCTCGCAGTCGGCGACCCTCGCCGTGCTGTCCGCCCTGACCGCGCTGTTCACGGCGGCCTCGTGGCACCCGCGCCCGGCCCCTGTGACGGCCCCGGCCGCGCTCGGGTACGCCGCCGCACTCGCCTGCGCGACCGGCGCCGCCCTGGACTGGCGGCCCTCGCACACCGCGCTGCTCGTGCTCGCCGTTCCCACGGCCGCGGCCCTGTCGGCCGCACGCCGGGGCGACGCCCGGGCCGTCGTACCGGTCGAGGTCGCGGGTGCGGCGGGCGGGCTGCTCGCGGTCGGGCTCGCGCTCACCGACCCGCCGCTGCTGGCCCTGGTGCTGGCCCTGTGCGCGGTGATCGCCGGGGGCACGGCGATCCGCGCGGACCGCCGCCCCGTGGGTTACGCGGCTGCCGCCCTGTTCATGCTGGCCACCTGGGTACGCCTGGCGGCCTGGGACGTCGAGACTCCGGAGGCGTACACGCTTCCGGTCACGGTCCCGGCACTGTTGCTCGGCGCCCTGCGCCGGCGCCGCGACCCGCAGGCGTCCTCCTGGACGGCGTACGGTCCCGGCCTGGCCGCCACCCTCGTGCCGAGCCTGGTGGCGGCCTGGGGCGACGCGCACTGGACCCGCCCCCTGCTGCTGGGCCTGGCGGCACTGCTGGTCACCCTGTTGGGCGCCCGGCACCACCTCCAGGCCCCCCTCGTGCTCGGCGGTTCGGTGCTGATACTGGACACGCTGCACGAACTCGCGCCCTACCTCGTCCAGGTCACCGACGCCCTCCCGCGCTGGGTCCCTCCCGCCCTCGCCGGACTGCTGCTGCTCGCACTCGGAGCGACGTACGAGCGGCGGATCCGCGATGTCCGGCGGGTGCGGGAGGTCCTCGGAGAGATGAACTAG
- a CDS encoding SRPBCC family protein, which translates to MEWTHYRFRSRWRLPAAPAVVYDALERAEEYPRWWRQVREVDRIDDTSGVIRVRSLLPYDLTFTAREVRRDPAAGVLEIAMTGDLDGWARWTLTAVGAGTLARYDQEVDVTKPLMRRLAVPGRPLFRANHALMMRAGRRGLTAHLQAV; encoded by the coding sequence ATGGAATGGACCCACTACCGCTTCCGCAGCCGGTGGCGGCTGCCCGCGGCCCCCGCCGTCGTGTACGACGCCCTTGAACGGGCCGAGGAGTATCCGCGCTGGTGGCGCCAGGTGCGCGAGGTCGACCGCATCGACGACACCAGCGGAGTCATCCGCGTCCGCTCCCTCCTCCCGTACGACCTGACCTTCACCGCACGCGAGGTGCGCCGCGACCCGGCCGCCGGAGTCCTGGAGATCGCCATGACCGGCGACCTCGACGGCTGGGCACGCTGGACCCTCACCGCGGTCGGCGCCGGCACTCTCGCCCGCTACGACCAGGAGGTCGACGTCACCAAGCCGCTGATGCGCCGCCTCGCCGTCCCCGGACGGCCCCTCTTCCGCGCCAACCACGCCCTGATGATGCGCGCGGGACGACGCGGACTGACCGCACACCTTCAAGCGGTTTGA